The Cloeon dipterum chromosome X, ieCloDipt1.1, whole genome shotgun sequence genome includes a window with the following:
- the LOC135945088 gene encoding uncharacterized protein LOC135945088 has protein sequence MQHREFRAFLIISIWISKFIYTSAQTTKEVCYIKDMTKEEDLYWREKASEHKCFRKCQNLFSSDLDLDSISLKPEFREPVFERPQELVNCFRMARKVTTICRYKTNGIPLQQYGDLPLVHFASDAVPRFQAEKFCKWRGLNFDLEQVKNIQLNVDRIWAPNLQYSDSNLTCFVFVRKFGTFVMEQDNCRNKNAFLCTLPEACHTTSCISNSQQLKSQKATCYPRCRKPDCNEESSCIKKTIKNIQLRLTVCALKLVVEDMSCQKRR, from the exons ATGCAGCACAGAGAGTTCAGAGCGTTTCTAATTATTTCGATATGGatatcaaaattcatttacaCG AGTGCTCAAACCACCAAAGAAGTCTGTTATATTAAAGATATGACCAAAG AAGAAGACCTTTACTGGAGAGAAAAAGCGAGTGAGCATAAGTGCTTCCGAAAGtgccaaaatttgttttcatcaGACCTGGATCTGGATTCGATTTCGTTGAAGCCTGAATTTCGGGAGCCAGTTTTTGAACGACCGCAGGAGTTGGTTAACTGCTTCAGAATG GCAAGAAAAGTAACTACGATTTGCAGATACAAGA CAAACGGAATTCCTCTGCAGCAGTATGGTGATCTTCCGTTAGTTCACTTTGCTTCTGACGCAGTG CCTAGGTTCCAGGcagaaaaattttgcaagtgGCGTGGGCTCAATTTCGACCTAGAGcaagtgaaaaatatacaGCTAA ACGTTGATCGAATCTGGGCtccaaatttgcaatattctGATTCGAATCTCACCTGCTTTGTTTTCGTTAG GAAATTCGGGACCTTCGTGATGGAGCAGGACAACTGTCGCAACAAAAACGCGTTTTTGTGCACCTTGCCCGAAGCCTGTCACACTACCTCTTGCATTTCAAATAGCCAGCAGCTGAAATCCCAGAAAGCAACATGCTACCCTCGATGTCGTAAACCAGACTGCAATGAGGAGTCAAGTTGCataaaaaagacaataaagaatATCCAA TTGAGGCTGACGGTGTGCGCTTTGAAGCTTGTGGTCGAAGATATGTCTTGTCAAAAGCGACGGTGA